From the Lathyrus oleraceus cultivar Zhongwan6 chromosome 4, CAAS_Psat_ZW6_1.0, whole genome shotgun sequence genome, one window contains:
- the LOC127135809 gene encoding uncharacterized protein LOC127135809: protein MEDYCKRTDEGQVSKGFVLADPSNFDIKNYVLSSLRDNPFDVNAIRDPWKHLARFYETTSMCKLINVTGDQVKLRLFGFSLIGRDKDWLCFLPNGTIQTWKELEDKFLERFFTTTQFTE from the coding sequence ATGGAGGATTACTGTAAAAGAACTGATGAAGGTCAGGTTTCGAAAGGGTTTGTACTGGCAGACCCTTCTAACTTTGATATTAAGAATTATGTGCTTTCAAGTTTAAGAGACAATCCATTCGACGTGAACGCGATTAGAGACCCGTGGAAGCATCTTGCACGTTTCTATGAAACAACTTCGATGTGCAAACTAATCAATGTCACTGGTGACCAGGTTAAGTTGAGGTTGTTTGGGTTCTCACTAATTGGAAGGGATAAGGATTGGTTATGTTTCCTTCCAAATGGAACAATTCAAACTTGGAAGGAATTGGAGGACAAATTCCTAGAAAGATTCTTCACCACTACTCAGTTTACCGAGTGA